Proteins encoded in a region of the Anoxybacillus amylolyticus genome:
- a CDS encoding DUF6501 family protein — protein sequence MIHHTWLNRPTMKKVKCVHTNAEKYVVNRVLTPGKTYEVKNETEEFYFIVDNTGKVGGFYKDYFKEAN from the coding sequence ATGATCCATCATACTTGGCTGAACCGTCCGACGATGAAGAAAGTGAAATGTGTACATACGAATGCCGAAAAATACGTCGTCAACCGCGTATTGACCCCAGGCAAAACGTATGAGGTGAAAAACGAAACAGAAGAATTTTACTTTATCGTTGATAATACAGGAAAAGTCGGCGGGTTTTATAAAGATTATTTTAAAGAGGCGAATTGA
- a CDS encoding HlyD family secretion protein, which produces MKRLITLNIIVLLLLVAGGIAAYYYVNETTNYIKTDNARIDGQAISIVPPTAGKLVDWSGDIGKTFSSGDQIGAVSDGKNTFPITVPHHMTIVQQSAVTNSLVAPTVPLARGYDLSHLWVTANIEETKIEDIKTGQDVDIYVDAYPDRKFTGKVEKLGFATANTFSLLPSSNTTGNYTKVTQVIPITISIDDYNGAGLVPGMNVTVRIHK; this is translated from the coding sequence ATGAAACGTTTAATTACGTTAAACATTATTGTATTGCTTTTACTAGTAGCAGGGGGGATTGCGGCTTATTACTATGTCAATGAAACAACGAATTACATTAAGACAGACAACGCACGGATTGACGGGCAAGCAATTTCTATCGTACCTCCGACGGCAGGAAAATTAGTCGATTGGTCTGGCGATATTGGGAAAACGTTTAGTAGCGGTGACCAAATTGGCGCAGTGTCGGACGGAAAAAATACGTTTCCGATTACCGTTCCACATCATATGACAATCGTTCAGCAAAGTGCAGTCACCAACTCGCTTGTTGCGCCAACAGTTCCTCTAGCGCGTGGATACGACTTATCGCACTTATGGGTTACTGCCAATATCGAAGAAACAAAAATCGAAGACATTAAAACAGGGCAAGATGTCGATATTTACGTCGATGCTTATCCAGACCGTAAATTTACAGGAAAAGTAGAAAAGTTAGGGTTCGCCACTGCGAATACGTTTAGCTTGTTGCCAAGCTCGAATACGACAGGCAACTATACAAAAGTGACACAAGTCATTCCGATTACGATTTCTATTGATGACTATAATGGGGCGGGACTTGTACCAGGAATGAACGTCACCGTTCGCATTCATAAGTAG
- a CDS encoding acetyl-CoA carboxylase biotin carboxyl carrier protein subunit, with product MKQVVATMAGNVWKIVVTVGEQVEEGQDVVILESMKMEIPIAAEASGTVQEIHVQEGDFVNEGDVLLTLE from the coding sequence ATGAAACAAGTAGTAGCCACAATGGCAGGAAACGTATGGAAAATCGTTGTAACAGTAGGAGAGCAAGTGGAAGAAGGGCAAGATGTCGTCATTTTAGAATCGATGAAAATGGAAATTCCAATTGCTGCAGAAGCCAGTGGAACGGTACAAGAAATTCATGTGCAAGAAGGCGATTTCGTCAACGAAGGAGACGTTTTATTGACATTGGAATGA
- a CDS encoding acyl-CoA carboxylase subunit beta encodes MNGKTLTETLMERTKQIEQGGEQKYHRKNAEQGKLFVRDRLKLLFDDGMQFEDALFANCLADGLPADGVVTGVGKINGQTVCVMANDSTVKAGSWGARTVEKIIRIQETAEKLRCPILYLVDSAGARITDQIEMFPGRRGAGRIFYNQVKLSGKVPQICLLFGPSAAGGAYIPAFCDIVIMVEGNASMYLGSPRMAEMVIGEKVTLEEMGGARMHCSVSGCGDVLVKTEEEAIQFARKYLSYFPANFSEKPPIHEVRPPRTFEKTIEDILPVNQNAPFNMYDLIERFIDEGSFCEIKKLFAPELITGLARLNGEPIGIIANQPRVKGGVLFHDSADKAAKFITLCDAFHIPLLFLADIPGFMIGTKVERAGIIRHGAKMISAMSEATVPKISVIVRKAYGAGLYAMAGPAFEPDCCLAFPNAQIAVMGPEAAVNAVYANKIAELPEEERPAFIEQKREEYRRDIDIYRLASEMVIDGIIAPNSLREELIRRFDAYRSKYMTFSERKHGVYPV; translated from the coding sequence ATGAACGGAAAAACACTAACAGAAACATTAATGGAACGCACAAAGCAAATCGAGCAAGGTGGAGAACAAAAATACCATCGAAAAAACGCGGAACAAGGGAAGTTGTTCGTCCGCGACCGCTTGAAGTTGCTATTTGACGATGGCATGCAGTTTGAAGATGCTTTGTTTGCTAATTGTCTTGCGGACGGTCTTCCTGCCGATGGTGTTGTCACTGGAGTCGGGAAAATTAACGGGCAAACGGTATGCGTCATGGCTAACGACTCGACCGTCAAAGCAGGGTCGTGGGGAGCGCGAACGGTTGAAAAAATTATTCGCATTCAAGAAACAGCTGAAAAACTTCGCTGCCCGATTTTATATTTAGTCGACTCCGCTGGTGCGCGCATTACTGACCAAATTGAAATGTTCCCTGGACGCCGCGGAGCAGGGCGTATTTTTTACAACCAAGTCAAACTTTCAGGAAAAGTGCCGCAAATTTGTTTATTGTTCGGACCATCTGCTGCTGGCGGTGCCTACATTCCAGCGTTTTGCGATATCGTCATTATGGTCGAAGGAAACGCATCAATGTATTTAGGCTCTCCACGCATGGCAGAAATGGTCATCGGGGAAAAAGTAACGCTCGAAGAAATGGGTGGAGCGCGCATGCATTGCAGCGTATCCGGTTGCGGCGATGTGCTTGTTAAGACAGAAGAAGAAGCCATTCAGTTTGCGCGGAAGTATTTATCGTATTTTCCAGCGAATTTTAGCGAGAAGCCACCTATTCATGAAGTAAGACCGCCAAGAACGTTTGAAAAAACGATCGAGGACATTTTGCCAGTCAACCAAAATGCGCCGTTTAACATGTACGATTTAATCGAACGGTTTATCGACGAAGGTTCGTTTTGCGAAATTAAAAAATTGTTTGCGCCTGAACTGATTACAGGGCTTGCTCGCTTAAACGGCGAACCGATTGGCATTATCGCAAATCAGCCGCGCGTCAAAGGCGGCGTCTTGTTCCATGACTCAGCCGATAAAGCTGCAAAATTTATTACGCTTTGCGATGCGTTCCATATTCCGCTTCTCTTTTTAGCCGACATCCCTGGATTTATGATCGGCACAAAAGTAGAACGCGCAGGCATTATTCGCCATGGGGCAAAAATGATTTCGGCGATGTCGGAGGCAACCGTGCCGAAAATATCGGTGATCGTTCGCAAAGCGTACGGCGCTGGACTTTATGCGATGGCAGGACCAGCATTTGAACCGGATTGCTGTCTAGCGTTCCCGAACGCGCAAATTGCAGTCATGGGGCCAGAAGCAGCGGTAAATGCCGTATATGCGAATAAAATTGCCGAGCTTCCAGAAGAAGAACGCCCGGCATTTATTGAGCAAAAACGGGAAGAATATCGCCGCGATATCGATATTTACCGTCTCGCTTCGGAAATGGTGATTGACGGGATTATCGCTCCGAATTCATTGCGGGAAGAATTAATTCGCCGTTTTGATGCGTATCGTTCGAAATACATGACGTTCTCTGAACGAAAGCACGGCGTCTATCCAGTCTAA
- the accC gene encoding acetyl-CoA carboxylase biotin carboxylase subunit, protein MFKKILIANRGEIAARVIRTCKKLGIQTVAVYSEADADSLHVKWADEAFLIGKPRVSESYLNIEKIIEIAKETKAEAIHPGYGLLSENPTFARRCEEEGIVFIGPNADVIASMGSKIEARKTMAEAGVPIVPGISFPLQDVEEAVKTAETIGYPIMLKASAGGGGIGMQIVRTEEELRKAFEGNQKRAASFFGDGAMYLEKYIENPRHIEIQLLADHHGNCVYLWERECSIQRRHQKVIEEAPSPFLDEDTRRSMGEAAVRAAKHIGYTNAGTIEFLVDEQKNFYFLEMNTRLQVEHPVTEEITGIDLVEEQLRVAAFERLGYTQQDIQRNGHAIEVRIYAEDPKTFFPSPGTITAFQLPEGENVRNETAVTSGVAVTPFYDPMIAKLITKGITREEAIARMIQALEHYQVEGIKTNIPMLQEVLNHSAFQAGHTTTNFIATYLYKQSAK, encoded by the coding sequence ATGTTTAAAAAAATTTTAATTGCCAACCGCGGGGAAATTGCTGCACGGGTCATTCGGACGTGCAAAAAGCTAGGAATTCAGACAGTCGCGGTCTATTCTGAAGCGGACGCCGATTCCCTCCATGTGAAATGGGCGGACGAAGCGTTTCTCATCGGGAAACCACGCGTGAGTGAAAGCTATTTAAATATCGAAAAAATCATCGAAATTGCTAAAGAAACAAAAGCGGAAGCCATTCACCCAGGATACGGCTTGTTATCAGAAAACCCAACGTTTGCCCGCCGCTGCGAAGAAGAAGGAATTGTATTTATCGGTCCAAACGCGGATGTCATCGCTAGCATGGGAAGCAAAATCGAAGCGCGCAAAACGATGGCCGAAGCTGGTGTCCCGATCGTTCCAGGCATTTCGTTTCCGCTGCAAGATGTGGAAGAAGCGGTGAAAACCGCGGAAACAATTGGATACCCGATCATGTTAAAAGCATCTGCTGGCGGGGGCGGCATCGGAATGCAAATCGTCCGCACCGAGGAAGAATTGCGGAAAGCGTTTGAAGGCAACCAAAAACGAGCGGCATCTTTCTTTGGCGATGGCGCGATGTATTTAGAAAAATATATTGAAAACCCAAGGCATATTGAAATTCAGCTTCTTGCCGACCATCACGGAAATTGCGTGTATTTATGGGAACGGGAATGCTCGATTCAGCGTCGACATCAAAAAGTGATTGAAGAAGCTCCATCGCCATTTTTAGACGAAGACACGCGGCGGAGCATGGGCGAAGCAGCGGTGCGTGCGGCGAAACATATTGGCTATACGAATGCTGGAACGATTGAATTTCTTGTCGATGAACAAAAAAACTTCTACTTTCTCGAAATGAATACACGTCTTCAAGTCGAACATCCGGTGACGGAAGAAATCACAGGCATCGATCTTGTCGAAGAACAGCTTCGGGTAGCTGCTTTCGAACGGCTAGGCTACACTCAACAAGACATCCAACGGAACGGTCATGCCATCGAAGTACGTATTTATGCGGAAGACCCGAAAACATTTTTCCCGTCACCAGGAACGATTACTGCTTTCCAATTGCCAGAAGGGGAAAACGTCCGCAACGAAACAGCGGTAACAAGCGGCGTCGCAGTCACGCCATTTTATGACCCGATGATTGCTAAACTGATTACAAAAGGCATCACGCGAGAAGAAGCGATTGCGCGGATGATCCAAGCGCTTGAGCATTATCAAGTGGAAGGGATAAAAACGAATATTCCGATGTTACAAGAAGTATTGAACCACTCGGCATTTCAAGCGGGACATACAACCACGAACTTTATTGCTACGTATTTGTATAAACAGTCGGCGAAATAG
- a CDS encoding DUF2639 domain-containing protein codes for MAYFGSKGWLVEQLKKSGIHRHPVERKKLETYKAAILYGLYEKYVQKGRIAQ; via the coding sequence GTGGCTTATTTCGGATCAAAAGGCTGGCTTGTGGAGCAATTAAAAAAGAGCGGTATTCATCGTCATCCTGTCGAGCGAAAAAAGTTGGAAACGTATAAAGCTGCGATTTTGTATGGACTGTACGAAAAATATGTACAAAAAGGACGTATTGCGCAATAA
- a CDS encoding acyl-CoA dehydrogenase encodes MNFALTKEQQMIKEMVREFAEKEIVPNAAKWDEEAYFPVEVFKKMGELGLLGIPFPEQYGGSGGDTISYAIAVEEIGRACGGTGLSYAAAVSLGASPIYYFGTEEQKQQWLVPMAKGETLGAFGLTEPNAGSDAGGTRTRAVLDGDEYVINGEKCWITNAGHARQVIVTAITGKDERGKNIISAIIVPTNTPGFTIRCNYDKMGVRASNTCELVFENVRVPKENVLGDPTKGFKQFLYTLDGGRISIAALAVGIAQAAFEKALQYAKERTQFGQSISKFQAIQFKLADMAMEIELARNMVHKAAWLKDQGKPFTKEAAYAKLFASEAGFRACNQAIQIHGGYGYMKEYGVERHLRDIKLMEIGEGTSEIQRLVIARQLGC; translated from the coding sequence ATGAATTTTGCACTCACAAAAGAGCAACAAATGATTAAAGAAATGGTGCGGGAGTTTGCGGAGAAGGAAATTGTACCGAACGCGGCGAAATGGGATGAAGAAGCGTATTTTCCTGTCGAAGTATTCAAAAAAATGGGCGAGCTAGGGCTTTTAGGCATCCCGTTTCCGGAACAGTACGGCGGATCAGGTGGCGATACGATTTCGTATGCGATCGCCGTAGAAGAAATCGGCCGTGCATGCGGTGGGACTGGACTAAGCTATGCGGCAGCTGTTTCACTTGGCGCAAGCCCGATTTATTATTTCGGGACAGAAGAACAAAAACAACAATGGCTAGTTCCGATGGCAAAAGGGGAAACGTTAGGCGCGTTTGGATTAACAGAACCAAACGCTGGGTCTGACGCTGGTGGAACGCGAACGAGAGCGGTGCTTGATGGCGATGAATATGTCATTAACGGCGAAAAATGCTGGATTACAAACGCAGGACACGCTAGACAAGTCATTGTCACCGCTATCACCGGCAAAGACGAGCGCGGCAAAAATATTATCTCGGCTATTATTGTCCCAACCAACACCCCTGGCTTTACGATTCGCTGTAACTACGACAAAATGGGTGTTCGTGCTTCTAATACGTGTGAACTTGTCTTTGAAAACGTGCGTGTACCGAAAGAAAACGTGCTTGGCGATCCGACGAAAGGCTTCAAACAATTTTTATACACGTTAGATGGTGGACGCATTTCCATCGCAGCACTTGCCGTTGGCATTGCACAAGCCGCGTTCGAGAAAGCGCTTCAATACGCGAAAGAACGTACCCAATTCGGGCAGTCTATCTCGAAATTCCAAGCGATTCAATTCAAACTGGCAGACATGGCGATGGAAATTGAACTCGCTCGCAACATGGTACACAAAGCCGCTTGGTTAAAAGACCAAGGGAAACCGTTTACAAAAGAAGCAGCTTACGCCAAACTTTTCGCGTCGGAAGCGGGCTTTCGCGCGTGCAACCAAGCCATTCAAATCCACGGCGGTTATGGTTATATGAAAGAGTACGGGGTGGAACGCCATTTACGTGACATTAAACTGATGGAAATCGGCGAAGGAACGTCGGAAATTCAACGGCTCGTTATCGCCCGTCAACTTGGATGCTAA
- a CDS encoding enoyl-CoA hydratase has protein sequence MEAVLYTIENGVAWITLNRPQAANALSVTLLNELQQLIRELKFAKNVRTVIVTGSGEKVFCAGADLKERAGMNETEVRQTVALIRDTINAFEQLPQPVICALNGSAFGGGLELALACDIRIAADHALLGLTETSLAIIPGAGGTQRLPRLIGVGKAKELIFTAKRISATEALDIGLVEHVVPREQLLLKANELAQQIAQNGPIAVVQAKLAINRGLDVDLSTGLKIEQMAYEVTIPTKDRLEALAAFKEKRTPVYKGE, from the coding sequence ATGGAAGCTGTGCTTTATACGATAGAAAATGGAGTTGCGTGGATTACACTAAATCGCCCGCAAGCAGCAAACGCGCTATCGGTAACGTTGCTGAACGAATTGCAACAATTGATACGTGAATTGAAATTCGCCAAAAATGTCCGCACAGTCATCGTTACTGGGAGCGGAGAAAAAGTGTTTTGTGCAGGTGCAGATTTAAAAGAGCGCGCCGGCATGAACGAAACGGAAGTGCGCCAAACCGTTGCGCTTATTCGCGACACCATTAACGCCTTTGAACAACTTCCACAGCCAGTCATTTGTGCGCTGAACGGTTCGGCGTTCGGCGGAGGATTGGAATTGGCACTGGCGTGTGATATTCGTATTGCTGCTGACCATGCACTGCTCGGCTTAACCGAAACATCACTGGCTATTATTCCAGGCGCTGGAGGAACGCAGCGGCTTCCTCGCTTAATTGGGGTAGGAAAAGCAAAAGAACTCATCTTCACCGCAAAACGCATTTCCGCTACGGAAGCACTAGATATCGGGCTTGTCGAACACGTCGTGCCACGTGAACAATTGCTTCTAAAAGCCAACGAACTTGCGCAACAAATTGCCCAAAACGGTCCAATTGCCGTCGTCCAAGCAAAACTTGCCATTAACCGCGGGCTTGACGTCGATTTATCTACAGGATTAAAAATCGAACAAATGGCGTATGAAGTCACGATTCCGACAAAAGACCGTTTAGAAGCGCTAGCGGCTTTTAAAGAAAAACGAACACCGGTCTACAAAGGGGAGTAG
- a CDS encoding MarR family winged helix-turn-helix transcriptional regulator: MEAFGREMMYSVFRIRKALYTLIREDATRVGITELQLIILYTLSKKENIRLNDLAEKLNMSNSTISGTIERLVSAGLVIRKPSKEDRRAVTLHLSEKGKEKLQEAFNDESLLIQRLQKVETTLAKEEMEILLSLQQKVKTILLGEE; encoded by the coding sequence GTGGAAGCATTCGGTCGGGAAATGATGTACTCTGTATTTCGAATTCGCAAAGCGCTATACACCTTAATTCGAGAGGACGCTACAAGAGTAGGGATTACAGAACTACAGCTAATCATTCTTTATACGTTATCGAAAAAAGAAAACATCCGCTTAAACGATTTAGCAGAAAAATTAAACATGAGCAATAGCACGATTAGCGGGACGATTGAACGCCTTGTCAGTGCGGGATTGGTCATACGCAAGCCATCAAAAGAAGACCGGCGTGCGGTTACGCTTCACCTTTCAGAAAAAGGAAAAGAAAAACTACAAGAAGCGTTCAATGACGAATCGCTTCTAATTCAGCGATTGCAAAAAGTAGAAACAACGCTCGCAAAAGAGGAGATGGAAATATTACTATCGCTACAACAAAAAGTAAAAACGATTTTATTAGGGGAGGAATGA
- a CDS encoding hydroxymethylglutaryl-CoA lyase, which translates to MMKWPKHVTIKEVGPRDGLQNEAVTVATEDKIAWIQQLANTGLTYIEITSFVSPKWIPQLSDSYEVATNIERIEGVTYAALVPNQKGLEKALAANVDEVSVFMSASETHNRKNINKSIAETFPILADVVREAKAAQKTVRGYVSTVFGCPYEGMVSIEQVSDVAEKLLDMGIDELSLGDTIGVANPRQVEQVLTVLLKRFPKEKLAMHFHDTRGTALANVLMSLQMGITTFDSSLGGLGGCPYAPGASGNVATDDLLYMLHGMGISTGVDLDRLTEAALFIQEKIGRALNSHHLQTIASCRT; encoded by the coding sequence ATGATGAAATGGCCTAAGCATGTCACCATTAAAGAAGTCGGTCCGCGCGATGGGCTGCAAAACGAAGCGGTCACGGTTGCAACAGAAGACAAAATTGCTTGGATTCAACAGCTAGCGAACACTGGACTGACATACATTGAAATTACATCGTTCGTTTCCCCAAAATGGATTCCGCAGCTGTCGGATTCATACGAAGTAGCAACGAACATTGAACGGATAGAAGGCGTAACGTATGCTGCACTTGTTCCAAACCAAAAAGGATTAGAAAAAGCGCTCGCCGCTAATGTCGATGAAGTGTCTGTCTTTATGTCTGCAAGCGAGACGCACAATCGGAAAAACATTAACAAATCAATCGCAGAAACGTTTCCGATATTAGCTGACGTCGTTCGGGAAGCGAAAGCGGCGCAAAAAACGGTGCGGGGCTACGTGTCAACCGTGTTCGGTTGTCCATATGAAGGGATGGTTTCTATAGAGCAAGTCAGCGATGTGGCCGAAAAATTGCTCGATATGGGCATTGATGAATTGTCGCTCGGCGATACGATTGGCGTCGCTAACCCTCGCCAAGTGGAACAAGTGCTTACGGTGCTACTGAAGCGATTTCCAAAAGAAAAACTCGCGATGCATTTTCACGATACGCGCGGTACAGCGTTAGCCAACGTGCTTATGTCGTTGCAAATGGGAATTACTACGTTTGATAGTTCGCTCGGTGGATTAGGAGGCTGCCCATATGCCCCAGGAGCGTCAGGAAATGTTGCGACAGACGATTTGCTTTACATGTTACATGGCATGGGGATTTCTACTGGCGTTGACCTCGATCGCTTAACGGAAGCCGCCTTATTTATTCAAGAGAAAATCGGACGAGCGCTCAATAGCCACCATTTACAAACAATCGCTTCGTGCCGTACTTAA
- a CDS encoding DHA2 family efflux MFS transporter permease subunit, producing MTLGTSRAKVVATIMLGAFVAILNQTLINVALPHMMGDLNVETSTIQWLVTGYMLVNGVLIPISPFLIAKFPTKKLFLSGMAFFAVGALICSFAQSFAVILTGRLIQAVGAGIIMQLMMVVMLTIFPPEKRGVAMGTVGIAMMFAPAIGPTLSGWLVEHYSWRLLFDIVLPIVIIDIVLAFLWLKNTPKTTNPTLDVRGAIYSTLGFGGVLYGFSEAGSNGWGSTEVAVSIAIGVFFLILFTWRCFTAEHPILNLRVFKYSVFTLTTIIGCVLNMALFAAMVLLPVYLQNIRGFTPLDSGLLLLPGAIVMAIMSPISGMIFDRIGVRSLAIVGLIITVVTTWEFSQLTLDTPYRHILWLYIFRMLGMSMLSMTIMTAGLNVLPRHLYSHGTAAANTLRQVASSLGTAFLVTVMSNRAKFHAENYRNELTSDNPIAVETVAHLKRLIPSDEAVTQLLYGLVQQRSAVEGINDAFIVATVLALVALILSFFLKGKKKQSAVQES from the coding sequence ATGACATTAGGAACAAGTCGAGCGAAAGTCGTAGCGACGATTATGCTTGGGGCGTTTGTTGCGATTTTAAACCAAACATTAATTAACGTAGCGCTCCCTCATATGATGGGAGACTTGAATGTGGAAACGTCAACGATCCAATGGCTTGTGACCGGCTATATGCTCGTCAACGGGGTATTGATTCCAATTAGTCCGTTTTTAATCGCGAAATTTCCGACGAAAAAACTATTTCTTTCAGGTATGGCGTTTTTCGCTGTCGGGGCGCTCATCTGTTCGTTCGCCCAATCGTTTGCAGTGATTTTAACCGGTCGGTTAATTCAAGCGGTTGGCGCAGGCATTATTATGCAGCTGATGATGGTTGTAATGCTAACGATTTTCCCGCCGGAAAAACGAGGGGTAGCGATGGGAACGGTTGGGATCGCGATGATGTTTGCCCCAGCGATTGGTCCGACGTTATCTGGGTGGCTAGTGGAACATTATTCATGGCGTCTTCTGTTTGATATCGTTTTGCCGATTGTGATTATCGATATTGTATTAGCCTTTCTTTGGTTAAAAAATACGCCAAAAACGACCAATCCGACATTAGATGTTCGTGGGGCTATCTACTCTACCCTTGGCTTTGGCGGCGTGTTATACGGTTTTAGTGAAGCTGGTAGCAACGGTTGGGGGAGTACGGAAGTAGCGGTTTCGATTGCGATTGGTGTCTTTTTCCTTATTTTGTTTACTTGGCGTTGTTTTACAGCCGAACATCCGATTTTAAATTTGCGTGTCTTTAAATACAGCGTGTTTACGCTGACGACGATTATTGGCTGCGTGTTAAATATGGCATTATTTGCCGCGATGGTTCTGTTGCCTGTGTATTTACAAAATATCCGTGGCTTTACTCCGCTTGATTCGGGGTTGCTTCTGTTGCCTGGCGCGATTGTGATGGCGATTATGTCACCGATTTCGGGAATGATTTTTGACAGGATTGGCGTTCGGTCGTTAGCGATTGTCGGGCTGATTATAACAGTTGTGACGACATGGGAATTTAGCCAACTAACGTTAGATACACCGTATCGACATATTTTATGGCTCTATATTTTCCGGATGCTTGGCATGTCGATGCTGTCGATGACGATTATGACGGCGGGATTAAACGTATTGCCACGCCACTTGTATAGCCACGGAACGGCAGCCGCGAATACGTTGCGCCAAGTCGCTTCTTCGTTAGGAACAGCGTTTCTTGTTACGGTGATGTCTAACCGGGCGAAATTTCACGCGGAAAATTATCGCAATGAATTGACAAGCGATAACCCAATCGCTGTCGAGACGGTGGCACATCTGAAACGGCTCATTCCGAGCGATGAAGCGGTCACCCAATTACTGTACGGATTAGTGCAACAACGTTCCGCGGTAGAAGGCATTAACGATGCGTTTATCGTGGCGACCGTACTAGCGTTAGTAGCGCTCATTTTATCCTTCTTCTTAAAAGGGAAAAAGAAACAATCCGCTGTACAAGAGAGCTGA
- a CDS encoding AMP-binding protein, translating to MADMLNITVGKLLEEKATAHPDHEAVVYADRGLRMTYKQFDDYCRFVARGLMKLGIEAGEHIAIWATNTPEWLACQFATGKMGAVLVTVNTNYRTAELEYLLKQSDSTTLLLIEQYRDSSYIEMIYEIAPELKECEPGQLKAKRLPKLKNVILLSDKRYPGTYSWNDLLAMANDVTEEALDERMNSLDPHDVINMQYTSGTTGFPKGVMLTHYNIVNNAYNIAQCMKLTKDDRLCIPVPFFHCFGCVLGTLACVSVGATMVPLQEFNAKQVLQTVQDEKCTALHGVPTMFIAELNDPDFETFDLSSLRTGIMAGSNCPIEVMKAVIEKMGAKEITIAYGQTESSPVITQTRTDDPIHLRVETVGRALPNVEVKIVQPGTSEEVPRGVQGELCTRGYHVMKGYYNNPEATKEAIDEDGWLHTGDLAVMDENGYCRITGRLKDMIIRGGENIYPREIEEFLYQHPKILDVQVVGVPDEKYGEEVMAWIILKEGQTATAEEIREFCRGKISRHKIPRYIEFTDAYPMTASGKIQKFKLREQAKQRLGLVRE from the coding sequence ATGGCTGACATGTTGAATATCACAGTAGGGAAATTGCTTGAGGAAAAAGCAACAGCGCACCCAGACCATGAAGCGGTCGTCTATGCGGATCGCGGCTTACGCATGACGTATAAACAATTCGACGACTATTGCCGTTTCGTTGCCCGCGGATTGATGAAATTAGGCATTGAGGCAGGAGAACATATCGCCATTTGGGCGACGAATACTCCAGAATGGCTCGCTTGTCAATTTGCGACTGGAAAGATGGGCGCAGTGCTTGTCACGGTCAATACAAACTATCGAACAGCCGAATTAGAATATTTGCTAAAACAATCGGATTCTACTACGTTGCTTTTAATCGAACAATATCGCGACTCTTCTTACATCGAAATGATTTACGAAATTGCCCCAGAACTAAAAGAATGCGAACCTGGACAACTAAAAGCAAAACGGCTACCAAAATTAAAAAATGTCATTTTACTAAGCGATAAACGTTATCCAGGCACTTATTCATGGAACGACTTATTGGCGATGGCCAACGATGTAACAGAAGAAGCACTAGACGAACGGATGAACTCCCTTGACCCGCACGATGTCATCAACATGCAATACACCTCAGGAACGACCGGGTTTCCAAAAGGAGTCATGCTGACCCACTATAACATTGTCAACAACGCCTACAACATCGCCCAATGTATGAAACTTACAAAAGACGACCGTTTATGTATTCCCGTTCCGTTTTTCCATTGTTTCGGTTGTGTCCTCGGCACGTTAGCATGCGTTTCCGTCGGCGCAACGATGGTACCGCTGCAAGAATTTAACGCAAAACAAGTATTGCAGACAGTGCAAGACGAAAAATGTACGGCGTTGCACGGGGTTCCAACGATGTTTATCGCTGAATTGAATGACCCAGACTTTGAAACATTCGATTTATCGTCTTTACGCACCGGGATTATGGCAGGCTCGAACTGTCCGATTGAGGTGATGAAAGCCGTCATCGAAAAAATGGGTGCAAAAGAAATTACAATTGCCTACGGACAAACGGAATCATCCCCAGTCATTACGCAAACGCGGACAGATGACCCTATTCATTTGCGCGTCGAAACGGTCGGCAGAGCCCTTCCAAACGTCGAAGTAAAAATCGTTCAACCGGGAACGAGCGAAGAAGTGCCACGCGGCGTGCAAGGGGAATTATGTACGCGCGGCTATCACGTCATGAAAGGATATTATAACAACCCAGAAGCGACGAAAGAAGCGATTGACGAAGATGGTTGGCTCCATACAGGCGATTTAGCGGTCATGGATGAGAATGGATACTGCCGTATTACAGGCCGGTTAAAAGATATGATTATTCGCGGTGGGGAAAACATTTATCCGCGAGAAATCGAGGAGTTTTTATATCAACATCCGAAAATTTTAGACGTTCAAGTCGTCGGTGTCCCTGACGAAAAATATGGAGAAGAAGTGATGGCGTGGATCATTTTAAAAGAAGGACAGACAGCAACCGCCGAAGAAATTCGCGAATTTTGCCGCGGGAAAATTTCACGCCACAAAATTCCACGTTACATTGAATTTACCGACGCGTATCCGATGACAGCATCAGGGAAAATTCAAAAATTCAAGTTGCGTGAACAAGCAAAACAGCGGCTTGGACTTGTCAGAGAATAG